In Drosophila simulans strain w501 chromosome X, Prin_Dsim_3.1, whole genome shotgun sequence, one DNA window encodes the following:
- the LOC27207514 gene encoding protein piccolo isoform X1, producing the protein METCGGELTIPNGLVEHTGINIVMPPDPLISMVSVPRNPIQSIGKVIEPPPKRTYKKRVNKAMATNQSSGTEIEIPQTSSQAPIPRVKRTYTKRANKTNNTNILNDNSSGVMESNGGEPTIPNSQQIPNADVVPNLPIQPTDKPKAPRKPRAKKVINQQPGTDMPSEVSAQGETAQTKPNAKPKAPRVPKEPKAPKVPKPPKEPKPPKEPKPPKEPKPPKEPKPPKEPKPPKEPKPPKEPKPPKEPKPPKEPKPPKEPKTPKEPKPPKEPKTPKEPKPPKEPKTPKEPKTPKEPKTPKQPKAPRVPKEPKTPKVPKEPKAPRAPKVPKTPKEPKVPKTPKNPKAPKAPIQPKASTNQTPNSVQVPLPIEPVPLETPTRTNSILSIVAEILQQGPITPISPIKSPELLHHADHTVANFNMPQSSGPTNSSESSVNAIPRLPTTEGKHPSKESAESTEISGPCTNSTVRNTTKSDEQIKQGRVSKHSSRFSPSLRCVVRSLSSSSSSSSSSSSCSTCSTCSSCSSSSSSSNSSRSSRARNRKRRSPKVPLLHKPIKSNGEINFQLGQPTRLESPSPPLPDMPVNTSATFEEHLENVASEHNHTRLPIRNPTYDFGFNLPEPKLSEESSSSSDDETNENGQMTPNSQDQFEKNRQSALMLFGESRSSSPSESRDETNVNSQMTPNSQNQFEKNRQSALMLFGESRSSSPSESRDETNVNSQMIQNSQDQFEKNRQSALMLFGESRSSSPSESRDETNVNSQMTPNSQDFEKNLQSAPMLFDMSSSSSSSESHDETNENGQMTPNSQDQFEKNRQSALMLFGASRSSSSSESHDETNENGQMTPNLQDFEENHRSALMLFDELPSSSSSESHDETNENCQMTPNSQNQFEKNRQSALMLFGESRSFSPSESRDETNVNSQMTPNSQNQFEKNRQSALMLFGESRSSSPSESRDETNVNSQMTPNSQDQFEKNLQSAPMLFDMSSSSSSSESHDETNENGQMTPNLQDFEENHRSALMLFDELPSSSSSESHDETNENCQIAPKSQDHFEKELQSAPIREPRPDQPLAAAPRSSNGGTIEPCNLKAFKRDLMNTGYSADVKHDSAEIHEAKMAGTKCYNKEVSPDPSQINLKKCATKVYTAMDRNSGAELPIQSRYIVPNSKPSESKITVKPVLPKHKPSRIPIRTKKTGNDRMDYQRQSLLDPFKKSLNNSYAVTSTSAYDQNDQVEKNPGAQLTELPRALNSMKKPEDNGCKPKNILKPSAHIFSNADVNPRSSTDYGPAKKDVKKSWAPRYQEQESQEFKENSLNGFFNAKGNLPDIPKKSFKDSDSNVSKADAERRCAKTFEPLRKDIVGKLRYNKVVNKSQNRNAKKQGKVKLEPKENTIEEDANDQVVKQFQFEMPSNPDIVEPTVKPTKPETAVRASSSKACISDLNANIHKTKSSKKLKKSSKLFEFNRSESQVKKGENEEEDVKIDNPKITEPVKHKRASRPKTSGRNISELDMQPSTSKAAETKTSQPKGDQPKTAQLKEMPSKAVNKKVKKSKAKKRKNDDANKDPKSTEMHQYKIPKLSANKPHVKKQNTSTTTAAESKRTIRPNHSAPTSGFSRLPEMYEELNYPNAPHPYSTRGYYPYHRAYPGPMHHPGSQYHVNQPPPMRLHHSMYVDAEPSYQSFYQGSRYQPYDISPSMRHHYSYPGEPSPRTYPMGIPYHYNNTLYPPMRNDFYYPRGRPHFPVRTLPPMSSQGTYPPNYPSSRQFLHSMPPPADTHEQIALRSIEIVGGFIQMAYAGRKYRTLKDLRERTKLSKDCLRKILKHMCKIKRPKWRISKFYLYAFWSEISGVPQSSKFGKPLKLNASYRKVISCFAESKFLRMETLMEKTGFRKGKLKRVLKMIGRKRSTKWRLLDYKKPLIHLHRSQEKKSSI; encoded by the exons ATGGAGACTTGCGGAGGAGAACTTACAATACCAAATGGACTGGTGGAGCATACCGGAATTAATATTGTGATGCCACCGGATCCGCTGATATCAATGGTGTCTGTTCCTCGCAATCCAATACAATCCATCGGTAAAGTAATTGAGCCTCCTCCCAAGCGAACTTACAAGAAGAGAGTCAATAAGGCCATGGCTACAAATCAGTCCTCCGGAACTGAAATTGAGATTCCTCAAACCTCTTCCCAGGCACCTATACCTCGTGTCAAGCGGACTTACACGAAGAGAGCCAATAAGAccaataatacaaatatactTAATGACAATAGTTCCGGGGTCATGGAGTCTAATGGTGGAGAACCTACAATACCAAATAGTCAGCAGATTCCAAACGCTGATGTTGTTCCGAATTTACCAATACAACCGACCGACAAGCCCAAAGCTCCCAGAAAACCACGTGCTAAAAAAGTGATCAACCAGCAACCGGGGACGGATATGCCCTCTGAGGTATCGGCGCAGGGAGAAACGGCTCAAACCAAGCCGAATGCTAAGCCAAAAGCCCCTAGGGTGCCCAAAGAACCTAAGGCGCCAAAAGTACCAAAGCCACCTAAAGAACCAAAGCCACCAAAGGAGCCAAAGCCACCTAAGGAGCCAAAGCCACCAAAGGAGCCAAAGCCACCAAAGGAGCCAAAGCCACCAAAGGAGCCAAAGCCACCTAAGGAGCCAAAGCCACCTAAGGAGCCAAAGCCACCTAAGGAGCCAAAGCCACCTAAGGAGCCAAAGACACCTAAGGAGCCAAAGCCACCTAAGGAGCCAAAGACACCTAAGGAGCCAAAGCCACCTAAGGAGCCAAAGACACCTAAGGAGCCAAAGACACCTAAGGAGCCAAAGACACCCAAACAACCAAAGGCACCTAGGGTACCGAAGGAACCTAAGACGCCAAAGGTACCCAAGGAACCTAAAGCGCCTAGGGCACCCAAGGTACCAAAAACGCCAAAGGAACCTAAAGTACCCAAGACTCCGAAGAATCCCAAGGCACCGAAAGCACCAATTCAACCGAAAGCATCAACGAATCAGACACCAAACAGCGTACAGGTACCGCTACCCATTGAGCCCGTACCTCTAGAAACACCCACTCGCACGAATTCTATACTATCAATCGTTGCCGAAATACTCCAACAGGGGCCGATTACACCAATATCGCCAATTAAATCCCCAGAACTCCTTCATCATGCTGATCATACCGTAGCGAACTTCAATATGCCACAATCTTCGGGGCCAACCAACTCAAGCGAGTCCAGTGTAAACGCCATTCCACGACTTCCAACAACGGAAGGGAAACATCCGTCGAAGGAAAGCGCAGAAAGCACAGAAATATCAGGTCCTTGCACAAACAGTACAGTTCGAAACACTACG AAGTCAGATGAACAGATTAAGCAAGGTCGCGTGTCAAAGCATTCATCTCGTTTTTCGCCTTCATTACGCTGTGTAGTACGCTCTTTATCCAGCTCATCCTCCAGTTCATCATCCTCGTCATCCTGTTCGACCTGCTCCACCTGCTCGAGCTGCTCGAGCAGCTCGAGCAGCTCGAACTCTTCACGATCTTCACGAGCACGTAACCGGAAACGTCGATCTCCAAAGGTTCCACTTCTCCACAAgccaattaaatcaaatgggGAAATAAATTTTCAGTTGGGCCAACCAACCCGTCTTGAATCACCATCCCCTCCACTACCGGACATGCCCGTGAATACTAGTGCCACCTTTGAAGAGCATTTGGAAAATGTGGCATCGGAGCATAATCATACTAGATTGCCGATAAGAAACCCCACATATGATTTCGGGTTCAACTTGCCAGAGCCCAAATTGTCCGAGGAGTCATCCAGTTCTTCTGATGATGAAACCAATGAGAACGGTCAGATGACACCGAATTCTCAAGAT CAGTTTGAGAAAAATCGTCAAAGCGCTCTAATGTTGTTCGGTGAGTCACGCAGTTCTTCTCCGTCGGAGAGCCGTGATGAAACCAATGTGAACAGTCAGATGACACCGAATTCTCAAAAT CAGTTTGAGAAAAATCGTCAAAGCGCTCTAATGTTGTTCGGTGAGTCACGCAGTTCTTCTCCGTCGGAGAGCCGTGATGAAACCAATGTGAACAGTCAGATGATACAGAATTCTCAAGAT CAGTTTGAGAAAAATCGTCAAAGCGCTCTTATGTTGTTCGGTGAGTCACGCAGTTCTTCTCCGTCGGAGAGCCGTGATGAAACCAATGTGAACAGTCAGATGACACCGAATTCTCAAGAT TTCGAGAAAAATCTTCAAAGCGCTCCAATGCTGTTCGATATGTCATCCAGTTCTTCTTCGTCGGAGAGCCATGATGAAACCAATGAGAACGGTCAGATGACACCGAATTCTCAAGAT CAGTTTGAGAAAAATCGTCAAAGCGCTCTAATGTTGTTCGGTGCGTCACGCAGTTCTTCTTCGTCGGAGAGCCATGATGAAACCAATGAGAACGGTCAGATGACACCGAATTTGCAAGAT TTCGAGGAAAATCATCGAAGCGCTCTAATGTTGTTCGATGAGTTACCCAGTTCCTCTTCGTCGGAGAGCCATGATGAAACCAATGAAAACTGTCAGATGACACCGAATTCTCAAAAT CAGTTTGAGAAAAATCGTCAAAGCGCTCTAATGTTGTTCGGTGAGTCACGCAGTTTTTCTCCGTCGGAGAGCCGTGATGAAACCAATGTGAACAGTCAGATGACACCGAATTCTCAAAAT CAGTTTGAGAAAAATCGTCAAAGCGCTCTAATGTTGTTCGGTGAGTCACGCAGTTCTTCTCCGTCGGAGAGCCGTGATGAAACCAATGTGAACAGTCAGATGACACCGAATTCTCAAGAT CAGTTCGAGAAAAATCTTCAAAGCGCTCCAATGCTGTTCGATATGTCATCCAGTTCTTCTTCGTCGGAGAGCCATGATGAAACCAATGAGAACGGTCAGATGACACCGAATTTGCAAGAT TTCGAGGAAAATCATCGAAGCGCTCTAATGTTGTTCGATGAGTTACCCAGTTCCTCTTCGTCGGAGAGCCATGATGAAACCAATGAAAACTGTCAGATTGCACCGAAATCCCAAGAT CATTTCGAGAAAGAACTTCAAAGCGCTCCCATCAGAGAGCCCAGACCAGATCAACCCCTAGCAGCAGCTCCCAGATCATCCAATGGTGGCACAATTGAGCCTTGTAACCTAAAAGCTTTTAAGCGTGATTTAATGAATACTGGATATTCTGCAGATGTGAAGCACGATAGTGCAGAGATCCATGAAGCGAAGATGGCTGGTACTAAGTGTTACAATAAGGAGGTTTCGCCTGACCCAAGTCAAATAAATTTGAAGAAATGTGCCACTAAAGTATACACTGCAATGGATAGAAATTCTGGGGCTGAATTGCCTATTCAGAGTCGCTATATAGTGCCCAATTCTAAGCCATCAGAAAGTAAGATTACTGTTAAACCAGTGCTGCCAAAGCACAAGCCATCAAGGATCCCAATAAGAAccaaaaaaacaggaaatgATAGAATGGATTACCAGAGGCAGTCTTTACTGGATCCAtttaaaaaatctttgaatAATTCTTATGCTGTTACTAGCACTTCAGCATACGATCAAAATGACCAGGTAGAAAAAAATCCTGGGGCTCAATTGACAGAACTGCCGAGAGCTCTGAATTCAATGAAAAAACCAGAGGATAATGGATGTAAACCAAAAAATATCCTAAAGCCGAGTGCCCATATATTTTCGAATGCAGACGTGAACCCCCGCAGCTCTACAGATTATGGGCCAGCTAAGAAGGATGTCAAAAAGTCTTGGGCACCACGTTACCAAGAACAAGAATCGCAGGAGTTCAAGGAAAATTCATTGAATGGATTCTTTAATGCCAAGGGTAACTTACCTGATATTCCTAAGAAGTCATTCAAAGATTCCGACTCAAATGTTTCCAAAGCAGATGCTGAGCGACGTTGCGCCAAAACATTTGAACCTTTACGCAAGGACATTGTAGGAAAATTGAGATACAATAAAGTAGTCAATAAAAGCCAGAATAGAAATGCAAAGAAGCAGGGCAAGGTTAAGCTAGAGCCTAAAGAAAATACTATCGAAGAAGATGCAAACGATCAGGTGGTAAAGCAATTTCAGTTCGAGATGCCATCTAATCCTGACATCGTTGAACCAACTGTAAAACCTACAAAACCTGAAACAGCCGTGCGCGCCAGCAGTTCCAAGGCTTGCATTTCAgacttaaatgcaaatattcatAAAACTAAATCTTCCAAAAAGCTCAAAAAATCTTCAAAGCTCTTTGAATTCAATCGTTCTGAATCACAAGTAAAAAAAGGTGAAAACGAAGAAGAAGATGTCAAGATCGACAATCCGAAAATAACTGAACCAGTTAAACATAAACGGGCTTCAAGACCCAAAACATCCGGACGAAACATTTCTGAGCTAGATATGCAGCCTAGTACTTCTAAAGCTGCTGAGACAAAAACTTCTCAACCAAAAGGTGATCAACCAAAAACTGCTCAATTAAAGGAAATGCCCTCCAAAGCAGTGAACAAAAAGGTGAaaaaatcaaaggcaaaaaaacgtaaaaatgATGATGCAAATAAGGATCCAAAGAGTACTGAAATGCATCAGTATAAAATTCCCAAGCTTTCCGCAAATAAGCCACATGTAAAAAAACAG AATACATCGACTACAACCGCTGCCGAATCAAAGAGGACGATAAGACCTAACCATTCGGCACCGACAAGCGGATTCTCACGATTACCGGAGATGTACGAGGAGCTAAACTATCCGAATGCTCCACATCCCTACTCAACAAGGGGCTATTATCCCTATCATAGGGCCTATCCAGGGCCTATGCATCACCCGGGCAGTCAGTATCATGTGAACCAACCCCCACCAATGAGATTGCATCATTCCATGTACGTTGATGCGGAACCGTCTTATCAGAGTTTTTATCAAGGGTCACGATACCAACCATATGACATTAGCCCGTCAATGAGACACCATTACTCCTATCCAGGGGAGCCATCTCCCAGAACATATCCGATGGGTATTCCCTATCATTACAATAACACGCTCTACCCCCCGATGAGAAATGATTTCTACTACCCAAGGGGCCGTCCGCACTTTCCTGTACGCACTTTACCACCGATGAGTTCTCAAGGGACTTATCCACCGAATTATCCATCTTCTCGtcaatttttgcattcaaTGCCCCCTCCTGCTGATACACATGAACag atcGCATTGCGTTCGATCGAAATCGTTGGTGGTTTTATTCAAATGGCCTATGCAGGTCGGAAATACAGGACTCTTAAGGATCTCAGGGAGCGAACAAAGTTATCGAAAGACTGTTTGCGTAAGATTTTAAAGCACATGTGCAAAATTAAGCGTCCCAAGTGGCGTATCAGCAAGTTTTATTTGTACGCATTCTGGTCTGAAATTTCGGGGGTTCCCCAAAGTTCTAAATTTGGCAAACCG TTGAAACTAAACGCTTCCTATCGCAAGGTAATTAGTTGCTTTGCGGAAAGCAAGTTTCTACGCATGGAGACTTTAATGGAGAAAACTGGGTTTCGGAAAGGCAAACTTAAGCGAGTTCTAAAGATGATCGGAAGAAAGCGATCCACGAAATGGCGTCTGCTCGATTATAAGAAGCCACTTATTCACTTGCACCGCAGTCAAGAGAAGAAGTCTTCTATATAA